The nucleotide window AGCACTGTACGAGACGTATCCGCCGGCTGAAGCCCGGCGGATACTCGAACGGCTCGAGTTTCACTTCACTCCGGTTCACGGAAGCTGGCTCAACATGGCTGAAATAGAGATCATCGTTCTCACCCGTCAATGCCTTGATCGCCGAATTCCGGATGCAGCGACACTCCGTTCGGAGGTCGCTGCATGGGTAAGTGATCGAAACGAGAAGAGTTCTCAAATTGAGTGGCAATTCACGACTGAAGACGCTCGCACCAAACTCTATCGACTCTATCCATCAATTGACGATTGACAGAACACTAGGTCGAACAACACGAGGCGTTTTTCAAGCCATGATCCTGTCTTGAACAGGGTGCTGTCGTGTGCTTTCTCGTCGGTAACGTCGATCCGTCCAATCGTCTGCTCGGTGCATTGTGGAGCAGGTGGAGCTTGAGTAATCGGGGTTTGGTTTGAATACTCGTTTCGGAAGCGTTCGCTCGAGTCGTCGGATCCGAATAGCGTACCGGCGTAGCCACGATTCAGAAGTGACGCAGACCACTCTCGCTCCAGCCTGCTCCTCGTGGCGGGCTTCGAACTGATCTGTGAGAAATTCGTGTAACCGTAACACCGTTCCATCAGCGATCTCACATCTCTAAATCGGTCGATATCAACGTCAACAGCGTCAGGAACAGCGACCTCGTCGAGCACGGTCTCGACGAGGTCGCGGAGGTACTCCGCGAACGTCGGCGTCAACCGCTGATAGAACCCTCCCGGTGAAATCGTCTCATCGGCAGTATAGTTGTAAGATCGTCTGAAGCCGGCGAGTGTTCGGCTTTCGACTCCGGCGAAGCCGAACACGAATGCCCAGACGAAGGCAAGGATCTGGAGCTTGCGGTCACGTTCGACCACGCTGAGTTTCTCGGCGTGCTCTTCGAGGAACTCAGAGGGAAACAGTGTAGTGAGCCGACGCATAATCCGAGGTGAGGAGGTTTCGTTGTGCACACTCGAGACCTCCTCATTCCTTCCGAAAAGTAGCCTCGATAAGCCGCCGCTGTCATGCGGTTCTCGCTTAACTAAAGACGGATGTTGACCAGCGCTTTAGCGACTCGTCGAACGGAGTCATCACTACTGAGCGATGGCTTCCAACCAAGTGCACCCAGTTTCTCGATGGACAACCTCATTTTTGGAATGTCGCCTGTCCATCCCCGATCACCACCAGTGTATTCGTAGTGAGGATCGAGCACCATCTCTTCGCTCACTATATCGGCAATACGATCGACAGACGTTGTCGTCTCTGTTCCCAGGTTGTAGGTGTGCATCGGCCCGCTGGATTCAGAAGCACGTTCGAGAACGTACCGAATCGCTTCCACACACTCCTCGACGTGCATATAGGACTTTGCCTGTCGGCCATTACCGAGGATCGTCAACACTTCAGGATTCTCGTCGAGTTTCTCCACGAAATCGGGAATCACACCAGCCCCAAACCGCGGACCAACAACATTTGCGAACCGGAAGTTCCAGACGGTAAAGCCGTGAGAATGAGCGTAGACTGATAGAATCGATTCCTCCGCGAGTTTCGCGGCCCCATAGGTGCTAATCGGCTCGAGGGGCGCGTAATCTTCTGGCGTCGGCCGCGGAGCTTCCCCGTACACCGTCGAGGATGACGTGAACGCGATCTTGTCGACGTCCACTTCGTCCATTCGAGCGAGAAGCGATTGGGTCATCCCGACGTTCGCATCGAACTGCGCCCGTGGATCGTCACTGTTGACGTATTTATCGGCTGCTGCACAGTGGAACACTGCATCGAGGTCTTCTGTAACGACGTGCTCGAGTGTTTCTCGTTTCGAAAGATCTCCTTGAACGAATTCGGCGGTTTCGGGGACGGATTCGTGAACTCCGTTCGAGAGGTCATCGACGACGACGACATCGTTATGTTCGACGAGCTGGTGAGTCAGTTCAGATCCAACAAGTCCCGCACCACCGGTCACGAGGAGACGACAGTCTTCTAGATGCATACACCACAGATTCTATAGCTACTGTATGTGTTTTCCGGTGTCTCACTGGCTAGATAGATCGGTTAATCAAGAAAGTTTATCTGGGTTAAATATCATGTCTGGGGTATGGATGCTATCGTTCTCGCTGGCGGATACGCAACCCGACTCTGGCCGATCACGAGACGCCGGCCGAAGATGTTTCTCCCGATCGACGGCACCACGGTGATTGACCGGATCTTCGAAGAACTTGAGGCCGACGACCGAATCCAGGACGTCTACGTCTCGACGAACACGGCCTTTGTCGATGAGTTCGAATCCCATCTTACCGACCGTCCATACAAGAAACCCACCCTTTCGGTCGAAGAGACGACTCACGAAAACGAGAAACTCGGTGTCGTCGGTGCGCTTGCCCAGCTGGTCGAACGGGAGGGACTCTCCGAGGACACGCTGATCATCGCGGGTGACAACTATATTAGCTTCGATGTCGGGGATTTCATCGATCATTTCGAGTCTCACGGCACGCCGACGATCGCCGCCTACGACGTCGGCACGCCGGAAAACGCCACCCAGTATGGGGTCGTCGACGTGGAAGACGGCCGCGTCGTCGACTTCGAGGAGAAACCCGACGACCCAGAGAGTTCGCTGATCTCGATCGCCTGCTACGGCTTCCCCGCCGAGGCACTCGACCTCCTCGAGACGTACCTTGAGAACGGTAACAATTCGGACGAGCCCGGCTGGTTCCTCCAATGGCTTCAGGCTCGCAAACCAGTTCACGCCTTCTCGTTCGATGGTGCATGGTTCGACATCGGAACGCCGGGGTCGTACCTCGATGCAATCTGCCACCATCTCGAGGGTAGCTCCTCAATCGCTTCTTCTGCACGAATCAAGAACAGCCAAATCGGAGAGAACGTTCTCATTATGGAAGGTGCAGAAGTTGTCGATGCGACGATCGAGCGGGCTGTCATCTTTCCGGGGACGACCATCACGGACGCATCTGTTCGAAACAGCGTCCTCGATGAAGCGAGTGTCGTGGAAGGGGTCGATCTCGACGGTGGCGTAATCGGATCGCATACGAAACTTCGGGATAAGCAATCGCAAAAGCGAACCGAACAGGCTCCCGAGATCGTATAACGTCGAACGATCTAACGGTCAGTCACTAACTGCTTCGGTAACGTCTCCATCGACGTCCTGTAGCCGCTGTTCGGCTTCATCCCGATCCTCTGGATATCCGACATCGATCCGCCAGCCATCAAGACCGATCGCGTCGATTGTCCGTCCGCTTTGAATCAGCAGGTCGATCGCCTCACTGATCTCATACTCGCCGCGATTGGAGGGTTGAACGAGATGGCAGGCGTTGAAGATCGCCGGCGAGAACGTATAGAAGCCGGTCATCACTAGGTTCGACGGCGGCTCCTCGGGTTTCTCGACGACATCCGTGATCTCACCATACTTGTTAGTGTCACAGACCCCATATCGGGAGGCTTCGTCCCACGGCACCTCTTCGACGAGGAAAGCAGCGTCCGCACGTTCTTCTTCTTGTCGACGGACGACGTCCTCGAGGTTCGCCTGGAAGATGTTGTCGCCGAGAATCAGCATGAAGTCGTCGTCGATGTGTTCTTCGACGGTTAACAGTGCATGGGCGAGCCCCTTCTGTTCGCGCTGATGGGTGTATGTGATCGGAACACCGCGGTACTCATCACCGTAGTGATCGATAACTTTCTCTTTGAGATAGCCCACGACGAGAACGAACTCCTCCGCGCCGAGATCGACGAGCTGGTCGAGACAGTGTGTCAGAATCGGTTTCCCGTCGACTTCGACCATTCCCTTGGGTTTATCTTCCGTCAGCGGCCGCAGACGCGTCCCCTCTCCTGCAGCAAGAACGACTGCTTTCATTAGAACGGTACTATCAGTATGATCGTAAATTCTTTTTGGTAACCTTGTGCCTCGGGATGGTTGTCACTTCGATCACAAGGATAATCCGTTCTCACTGAGCGACATCAGATAATGCACATCACGGTCATCGGCAGCGGCTACGTGGGGACGACGATTGCAGCCTGTTTTGCGGACCTCGGGCACGACGTGACGGCGATCGATATCGACGAGGAAATCGTCGACACGCTCAACGACGGACAGTCACCGATCTCTGAATCCGGACTCGAGAATCTCCTCGAGACTCACACCGGAAATCGACTCGAGGCCACTACCTCCTACGACGCCGTCCCCGAATCGGACGTCACCTTCTTGGCGATCGGGACACCGTCGAACGACGACGGTAGCATCGATCTCGGGGCGCTGGAAGCAGCGGTCGAGGCAACCGGTGAAGCCGTCGTAGACAAAGACGAGCGCCATCTGGTCGTCATCAAGAGTACGGTGACGCCACCGAGCATCGAGACCGTGCTCAAGCCAGCAGTCCACCGAGGTGCAGATGGAAATGAGAACATCGAGATCGGGATGAATCCCGAGTTCCTCCGCGAGGGAAGCGCTGTTGCGGATTTCCTGCACCCGGATAAGCTCGTTTTCGGGGCGAGTTCCGAGTGGGGGATGGATCGATTGCATGCGGTGTTTGAACCACTGCTCGAGGACCACGATGCTCACATCGTCGAAACGGACCCGCAGACGGCTGCGATGATCAAGTACGCGAACAATGCCTTCCTCGCGTCGAAAATCAGTCTGGTCAACGATCTCGGAAACATCTGCAAGGAGTTCGACCTCGACGCCTACGAAGTGATGGAGGCGATCGGCCTCGATGACCGCATCTCAGAGCAATTCCTCCGCAGTGGTGTCGGCTGGGGTGGCTCCTGTTTCCCAAAGGATGTCAATGCAATCATCGCAGCCGCACGCGAGGAAGACTACGATCCAGCCGTCCTCGAGGCGACCGTCGAAGTCAACGACCGCCAGCCCGAACGCATGCTCGAGTTGCTCGCAGACTATGTCGAACTCGAGGGGGCCCGCATTGCAGTCCTTGGTTTGTCGTTCAAACCGAACACGGACGATATCCGGAACTCGCGGGCGATCCCCGTGATCGAATCGCTTCGCAGTCACGGAGCCGACGTGGTTGCCTACGATCCGGTCGCTGCCGACGAAATGGCCGAAAAGTTCCCGAATGTTGACTACGCGAAGACGGCTGTGGATGCACTCCAGGATGCAGACGGCACACTCGTCGTTACCGATTGGGATGAATTTAGCGACCTCGATAGCGAGTTCGACGAGATGGCAACCCCGGTCGTTATTGATGGCCGACGATGTGTCGAACGCCGCGATGGTATCGTCTATCAAGGACTAACTTGGTAACCGAAGAAAAACATGATGACTCGAGGAGGACCCACAGTGCAATGATGCCGGCCACGCCGAGACCGACGATTCGAAGAGAAGTTGTCATACACAAAATGTGTGAATAGGCCACTATGAGGCACTGTGTTCGCCATACTTGTTTGGACGATCGATCTCGATAGCGTCACTTTAGCGGGTTCAGCTGCTTGTATAACCTGTGTTGCCCCTTGGCCACCTCGCGGTTGCCTATCTCTGCTATAGTCTCTTGACTCGAGTCCGCTTCAAGAGCCCACCAACACACGTCCCCGTGCTCATTGTCCTTTTCGCGAGTCTGTTCCCAGATTTACTCGACAAACCGCTGGCGTGGGGTCTGGGCCTTCTCCCATCGGGACGAACACTCGGCCATTCACTGCTCTTTCTCGTCCCACTTTCAATCGGGCTCTACGTATTCACCCGTCGGTATGGGCGTAGCGAGTACGCAGTTGCGTTTGCAATTGGCGTACTCCCACACAGTCCGCTCGATATCATGACACTGCTCTGGGATCCCTACTCGAGCGAGCAGTTTCTCTTGTGGCCGCTGTTTTCGTTTCCGATCCCACCAATCCTTGACTCATACCATCCACCGCTAGGTGCGTTCTACATCCTTTCGGAGCTCGGTTTCGCAGCGTTAGCGTTCATGCTCTGGTGGTATGATGGCTTTCCCGGCTTCAAGTTACTCCGTGCTGGCTTCGAACAGGAGACGCACACAGCTAAATAAGGCGCAAAGTGACCAGCAACGCTTGCTGGATCGTCACAGTCAAATTGAGTCGGTTGATCGGTCTGAGATGACCCTACTCGTCGAAGTCTCACTACGTGCTATACCCCGTGTTGTTTACTGTCTAGAACTGCCATTGTCATCGTATGAGTGAAGTCATGGCTCGAGATCTCCAAGGGAAGTCCATTGTTGGGACCGACGGCACGACCTTTGGGACGCTGTACAACGTCACGATGGATCACGAATCCGGCATGCTTTGTAATCTCATTGTCGAGCCGCACAAAGAGTCCTCGTCAATGGTTACTGACGAAACTGACGACAATCGACTTCATATTCCCGTTAGTCGGGTTAAAACGGTGAACGACCAGATCATCATTGACACCGATTAGGTGTCCGGCTGGAACTGCGAGTGGTTCAATTGAACTGTGTCGTGAGCACAGCCCGTACGGCTTGGATCAGAGAGTTCAAG belongs to Natronorubrum aibiense and includes:
- a CDS encoding NAD-dependent epimerase/dehydratase family protein — its product is MHLEDCRLLVTGGAGLVGSELTHQLVEHNDVVVVDDLSNGVHESVPETAEFVQGDLSKRETLEHVVTEDLDAVFHCAAADKYVNSDDPRAQFDANVGMTQSLLARMDEVDVDKIAFTSSSTVYGEAPRPTPEDYAPLEPISTYGAAKLAEESILSVYAHSHGFTVWNFRFANVVGPRFGAGVIPDFVEKLDENPEVLTILGNGRQAKSYMHVEECVEAIRYVLERASESSGPMHTYNLGTETTTSVDRIADIVSEEMVLDPHYEYTGGDRGWTGDIPKMRLSIEKLGALGWKPSLSSDDSVRRVAKALVNIRL
- a CDS encoding sugar phosphate nucleotidyltransferase → MDAIVLAGGYATRLWPITRRRPKMFLPIDGTTVIDRIFEELEADDRIQDVYVSTNTAFVDEFESHLTDRPYKKPTLSVEETTHENEKLGVVGALAQLVEREGLSEDTLIIAGDNYISFDVGDFIDHFESHGTPTIAAYDVGTPENATQYGVVDVEDGRVVDFEEKPDDPESSLISIACYGFPAEALDLLETYLENGNNSDEPGWFLQWLQARKPVHAFSFDGAWFDIGTPGSYLDAICHHLEGSSSIASSARIKNSQIGENVLIMEGAEVVDATIERAVIFPGTTITDASVRNSVLDEASVVEGVDLDGGVIGSHTKLRDKQSQKRTEQAPEIV
- the aglF gene encoding UTP--glucose-1-phosphate uridylyltransferase AglF; this translates as MKAVVLAAGEGTRLRPLTEDKPKGMVEVDGKPILTHCLDQLVDLGAEEFVLVVGYLKEKVIDHYGDEYRGVPITYTHQREQKGLAHALLTVEEHIDDDFMLILGDNIFQANLEDVVRRQEEERADAAFLVEEVPWDEASRYGVCDTNKYGEITDVVEKPEEPPSNLVMTGFYTFSPAIFNACHLVQPSNRGEYEISEAIDLLIQSGRTIDAIGLDGWRIDVGYPEDRDEAEQRLQDVDGDVTEAVSD
- the aglM gene encoding UDP-glucose 6-dehydrogenase AglM translates to MHITVIGSGYVGTTIAACFADLGHDVTAIDIDEEIVDTLNDGQSPISESGLENLLETHTGNRLEATTSYDAVPESDVTFLAIGTPSNDDGSIDLGALEAAVEATGEAVVDKDERHLVVIKSTVTPPSIETVLKPAVHRGADGNENIEIGMNPEFLREGSAVADFLHPDKLVFGASSEWGMDRLHAVFEPLLEDHDAHIVETDPQTAAMIKYANNAFLASKISLVNDLGNICKEFDLDAYEVMEAIGLDDRISEQFLRSGVGWGGSCFPKDVNAIIAAAREEDYDPAVLEATVEVNDRQPERMLELLADYVELEGARIAVLGLSFKPNTDDIRNSRAIPVIESLRSHGADVVAYDPVAADEMAEKFPNVDYAKTAVDALQDADGTLVVTDWDEFSDLDSEFDEMATPVVIDGRRCVERRDGIVYQGLTW
- a CDS encoding metal-dependent hydrolase, which produces MLPLGHLAVAYLCYSLLTRVRFKSPPTHVPVLIVLFASLFPDLLDKPLAWGLGLLPSGRTLGHSLLFLVPLSIGLYVFTRRYGRSEYAVAFAIGVLPHSPLDIMTLLWDPYSSEQFLLWPLFSFPIPPILDSYHPPLGAFYILSELGFAALAFMLWWYDGFPGFKLLRAGFEQETHTAK
- a CDS encoding PRC-barrel domain-containing protein; its protein translation is MSEVMARDLQGKSIVGTDGTTFGTLYNVTMDHESGMLCNLIVEPHKESSSMVTDETDDNRLHIPVSRVKTVNDQIIIDTD